The Thermoplasma sp. Kam2015 genome includes a window with the following:
- a CDS encoding 50S ribosomal protein L16, with amino-acid sequence MVTKPARMYSRITGPAYTRKEFMGGVPYPKITTFVQGNQKKDFPIEMRLVAEEPCQIRHTALEAARVSVNRRMTEAAGLDYFYLKVVPYPHHVLREHKMATGAGADRISSGMRAAFGRPVGTAARVYPDDVIMIARTDEAHAKELKMALRKAAIKLPTPCKVVITKGKEIAGSLGI; translated from the coding sequence ATGGTAACTAAGCCTGCTAGAATGTATTCGCGCATAACCGGCCCTGCCTATACGAGAAAGGAGTTTATGGGCGGTGTTCCATATCCAAAGATCACGACATTCGTTCAGGGAAATCAGAAAAAGGACTTTCCAATAGAAATGAGGCTCGTCGCCGAGGAGCCCTGCCAGATAAGGCATACTGCACTGGAGGCTGCAAGGGTCTCGGTGAACAGGAGGATGACTGAGGCTGCTGGTCTTGATTACTTCTATCTAAAGGTGGTCCCATATCCTCATCATGTGCTGAGGGAACACAAGATGGCTACCGGCGCCGGTGCCGACCGTATATCAAGCGGTATGAGAGCCGCATTTGGTAGGCCCGTAGGAACAGCGGCCAGGGTTTATCCTGATGATGTCATAATGATAGCCAGAACAGATGAGGCGCACGCAAAGGAGCTGAAAATGGCTCTCCGAAAGGCCGCGATAAAACTTCCAACACCATGCAAAGTTGTGATAACAAAGGGCAAGGAAATCGCTGGTTCGCTGGGGATATAG
- the speB gene encoding agmatinase: MGNNGDAKDHASELRDLLSLKKIADAKYEYEESDYVIFGVPFDNTSSYRRGSKYAPDSIRSAYVNLESFEFSYHFDLLKAKIADLGDMEESEDVEYVVDQVERITRMIFSDGKIPIMLGGEHSITVGAVRNLPKDVHMVIIDAHSDFRDSYMGNKFNHACVTKRSLEILGPGRITSIGTRSVSLDEYQDPDFDKVEFIPSFNVKEYGIDRYINEIERKYDKIYISIDMDGIDPAYAPAVGTPEPFGLTDYDVRRIIERLSHKTIGMDINEFSPLYDNGNTSMLAGKLMQVFIASRERYRIEHI; encoded by the coding sequence TTGGGAAACAATGGGGATGCGAAAGATCATGCTTCAGAACTGAGGGATCTTCTATCACTTAAGAAGATCGCGGACGCCAAATATGAATATGAGGAAAGCGATTATGTGATATTCGGCGTCCCTTTTGATAATACATCGAGTTACAGACGAGGATCCAAGTACGCTCCAGATTCCATAAGGTCGGCTTATGTTAATCTCGAATCATTCGAATTCTCATATCATTTCGATCTTCTGAAGGCAAAGATCGCCGATCTCGGTGACATGGAGGAATCTGAAGATGTTGAATACGTCGTGGATCAGGTGGAACGCATAACCAGGATGATATTCAGTGATGGAAAGATCCCAATAATGCTGGGTGGTGAGCATTCTATAACTGTCGGTGCGGTGAGGAATCTGCCGAAGGACGTCCATATGGTGATCATTGATGCTCATTCAGACTTTAGAGACTCTTACATGGGCAATAAATTCAACCATGCATGTGTGACAAAACGTTCTCTTGAGATACTTGGGCCTGGAAGGATAACATCTATTGGCACAAGATCAGTATCTCTCGATGAATATCAGGATCCTGACTTTGATAAGGTTGAGTTCATTCCATCATTCAATGTTAAGGAGTACGGTATAGACAGATACATCAATGAGATCGAAAGAAAGTACGATAAAATATACATCTCGATAGATATGGACGGTATCGATCCAGCTTACGCCCCAGCTGTTGGAACTCCAGAGCCATTTGGCCTGACAGATTACGATGTCAGAAGGATCATTGAGAGGCTCTCCCATAAAACCATCGGTATGGATATCAATGAATTTTCACCGCTCTACGACAACGGAAATACATCGATGCTTGCAGGAAAGTTGATGCAGGTTTTCATAGCTAGCAGGGAGAGATATCGTATAGAGCACATCTAG
- a CDS encoding translation initiation factor IF-5A, which yields MSWQEAEVRELKVGRYILIDDAPCKIVEITMSKPGKHGEAKGRIVAIGVFDNQKRSVVYPVKHKVKIPIIEKKNAQVLSVQNNEVQLMDSETFETFVLPLDPEIADKVKPGMEVPYWETMGMRKIMLQN from the coding sequence ATGAGCTGGCAAGAAGCTGAAGTACGAGAACTCAAAGTAGGAAGATACATACTGATAGATGATGCACCATGCAAAATCGTAGAAATAACTATGTCTAAACCAGGTAAGCATGGCGAAGCCAAGGGAAGGATCGTGGCCATAGGGGTATTTGATAATCAGAAGCGGAGTGTCGTCTACCCCGTGAAGCACAAGGTCAAGATACCGATAATAGAGAAGAAGAACGCGCAGGTCCTGTCCGTTCAAAACAACGAAGTTCAGCTCATGGACTCAGAAACGTTCGAAACCTTTGTCTTGCCTTTGGATCCAGAGATCGCCGACAAGGTCAAACCAGGAATGGAGGTGCCCTATTGGGAAACAATGGGGATGCGAAAGATCATGCTTCAGAACTGA
- a CDS encoding amidohydrolase family protein, with protein sequence MSTLIENALIVTQDENRRIFKGNVQFDGSKITYVGKEKPKSDEIVDGKGKILLPGFINTHAHVGMSASKGLFDDVDLEKFLDLTFKYDSQRTEEGIFNSAKLGMYEMINSGITSFVDLYYSEDVIARAAEEVGIRAFLSWVTLDREYTTQHGDPLDNAENFIRSHRNLRFVTPSVGVQGIYVAGDETYQRAKEIAEKYDTVLHMHLSETRREVYDSVKKIGERPIEHLDRIGILSNRVIAAHCVWATYHEAKLLGKNGVNVSWNAVSNFKLATGGVPPVPEMIESGVNVTLGTDSNGSNNSLNFFDVMKFSALSIKNARWDASIIKSQQILDFATVNAAKALRIDAGSIEVGKRADLILLDMRKPELIPTDENNVVNNIVYSANPDTVDSVIVDGMIKKYGGRLIGFDKSGLDSDEKFL encoded by the coding sequence ATGAGCACGCTCATAGAAAACGCACTCATCGTGACACAGGACGAAAATAGGAGAATATTCAAAGGTAACGTGCAGTTTGATGGATCAAAGATAACATATGTAGGTAAAGAAAAACCGAAGAGCGATGAAATTGTAGATGGAAAAGGAAAGATACTGCTTCCCGGATTCATAAATACCCATGCACATGTCGGCATGTCGGCCTCAAAGGGTCTCTTTGATGATGTCGATCTGGAAAAATTCCTAGATCTGACATTCAAATATGATTCGCAGAGAACAGAGGAGGGGATTTTCAACTCTGCAAAGCTCGGCATGTACGAGATGATCAACAGCGGTATAACATCCTTTGTGGATCTCTATTATTCAGAAGACGTGATAGCAAGAGCCGCAGAGGAGGTAGGCATAAGGGCATTCTTGTCATGGGTGACCCTGGACAGGGAGTATACAACACAGCACGGTGATCCGCTCGATAATGCTGAGAACTTCATCAGATCACACAGGAATCTTAGATTTGTCACCCCATCCGTTGGAGTTCAGGGTATATATGTGGCAGGAGATGAGACGTATCAGCGCGCTAAGGAAATAGCTGAAAAATATGATACGGTTCTTCACATGCATCTCTCTGAGACGAGAAGGGAAGTATATGACAGCGTGAAGAAGATAGGGGAACGGCCGATAGAACATCTGGATCGGATCGGGATCCTTTCGAATAGAGTCATAGCTGCGCACTGTGTATGGGCCACGTATCACGAGGCAAAGTTGCTCGGTAAAAATGGAGTGAACGTGTCATGGAATGCCGTCAGCAACTTTAAGCTCGCAACCGGTGGAGTACCACCAGTTCCTGAGATGATTGAGTCTGGTGTAAATGTTACACTTGGAACCGACAGCAACGGCAGCAACAATTCGCTCAACTTTTTCGATGTCATGAAATTCTCTGCGTTGAGCATAAAGAATGCAAGATGGGATGCTTCCATAATAAAGAGCCAGCAGATACTTGATTTCGCCACCGTAAACGCTGCTAAGGCTCTCAGAATTGATGCTGGATCTATAGAAGTTGGGAAGAGAGCTGATCTCATACTGCTGGATATGCGGAAGCCAGAACTTATACCAACCGACGAAAATAACGTGGTAAATAACATAGTCTACTCGGCGAATCCAGACACAGTTGACTCTGTAATCGTGGATGGAATGATAAAGAAGTATGGTGGAAGATTGATTGGATTTGATAAAAGCGGTCTAGATTCGGATGAAAAATTCCTATGA
- a CDS encoding PadR family transcriptional regulator, producing the protein MERYAVKALILLSKKPYTLYQMSKEISNDGPVSHGTLMPMIRRLLQQGFIKFETSGREKIYTLTEKGVKFVESLSEIEQQLKQNLISRAMGDAFFYLNLLSKDDTSAALNAAISIMLPAIIAEVEYAFKMIMKGHMDEIKRIANEIRETYGEINDEQSLS; encoded by the coding sequence ATGGAACGATATGCAGTGAAGGCTCTGATACTGCTCAGCAAAAAGCCATACACGCTCTATCAGATGTCTAAGGAGATATCAAATGATGGGCCGGTATCGCACGGGACGCTCATGCCCATGATAAGAAGACTTCTTCAACAGGGCTTCATAAAATTCGAGACTTCAGGAAGGGAAAAAATATACACCCTGACAGAAAAGGGCGTGAAATTTGTGGAATCTCTGAGCGAGATAGAACAGCAACTGAAGCAAAACCTCATATCCAGGGCCATGGGTGACGCCTTCTTTTACCTCAATCTGCTCTCCAAGGATGATACCTCTGCAGCTCTCAACGCTGCCATAAGCATAATGCTTCCCGCAATAATAGCGGAGGTGGAATATGCCTTCAAGATGATAATGAAAGGCCACATGGATGAAATTAAACGAATAGCGAACGAAATTAGAGAGACGTACGGTGAAATCAATGATGAACAATCACTCAGCTAG
- a CDS encoding DNA topoisomerase subunit B — MTENNYDSSQIQILEGLKAVRKVPGMYIGSTDTRGLHHLVYEVVDNSVDESVAGYCSRIYVLMGKDGSITVEDDGRGIPVDIHPKYNRPGLEIVLTELHSGAKFDKKVYKITGGLHGVGVHVVNALSKKLIAVVKRDGKIYYDIFEQGIPVSGLKIASDISDIEKLGINIKFPDHGTIIKFYPDPEIFEVTEFSYDTILSRLTDLSYLNPQLTITLKEEATGREDVLHHEGGLTELVKHLAEGKEAIIDPLYLKEEVDNHMVEFSLLYTTDVQEVLISFVNNISTPEGGTHVAGFHQGLSRAIQDYARANNKIKGVEDITGDDVKEGVIAVLHVKMQNPQFEGQTKAKLGNSAVRGIVQSVTSKFMRTFMETNPHVADVIIGRVLSAAAAREASRKAKELVRRKSALEGGGLPGKLADCSSNDPNNTELYIVEGDSAGGSAKQARNRQYQAVLPLRGKILNVEKASDMKVVENEIIHDLVVAIGTGVKEDLNPKKLRYGKIIIMTDADVDGAHIRTLLLTFFFRYARSLIENGNVFFAEPPLYRIQKGQNVKYVYSDDEKEQVSKEFGPNAIIQRFKGLGEMNPEQLWETTMNPKTRKLVQVTIEDAEEAERIFTILMGEKVEPRRKFIEENAVYAENIDL, encoded by the coding sequence ATGACTGAGAACAATTACGATTCTTCGCAAATACAGATACTTGAAGGGCTTAAAGCTGTTAGAAAGGTGCCCGGGATGTATATAGGATCCACGGACACGAGGGGCCTCCATCACCTTGTGTATGAGGTCGTGGATAACAGTGTGGATGAATCTGTAGCTGGATATTGCAGCAGGATATATGTTTTGATGGGGAAGGATGGATCCATAACAGTTGAGGATGATGGGAGAGGTATACCCGTGGATATCCATCCAAAATACAATAGACCTGGTCTGGAGATTGTGTTAACAGAACTCCACAGCGGTGCGAAATTTGACAAGAAGGTGTATAAAATAACGGGAGGACTGCACGGTGTTGGCGTACACGTTGTGAACGCTCTTTCAAAAAAGCTGATCGCAGTGGTGAAGCGAGATGGCAAGATCTATTATGACATATTCGAACAGGGGATTCCGGTTTCAGGTCTGAAGATAGCCAGTGATATATCAGATATCGAGAAGCTTGGTATAAACATAAAATTTCCGGATCATGGAACAATAATAAAATTCTATCCGGATCCTGAGATATTTGAGGTAACAGAATTCTCATATGATACAATCCTCTCCAGGCTAACGGATCTATCATATCTTAACCCACAATTGACAATAACACTGAAGGAGGAAGCCACAGGAAGGGAAGACGTACTCCATCATGAGGGCGGCCTCACTGAGCTGGTGAAGCATCTGGCGGAGGGAAAAGAGGCGATAATCGATCCACTTTATCTGAAGGAAGAGGTCGACAATCACATGGTGGAATTTTCGCTTCTATACACCACCGATGTGCAGGAAGTGCTGATATCTTTTGTCAACAATATAAGCACACCTGAAGGCGGCACTCATGTGGCAGGCTTCCATCAGGGGCTCTCAAGAGCAATACAGGATTATGCCCGGGCCAACAATAAGATAAAAGGCGTTGAGGATATAACGGGCGATGATGTAAAGGAAGGCGTAATAGCTGTACTGCACGTTAAGATGCAGAACCCACAGTTTGAAGGCCAGACGAAGGCCAAGCTTGGAAACAGCGCTGTGAGGGGCATAGTGCAGTCAGTGACCTCAAAATTCATGAGAACCTTCATGGAGACCAATCCTCATGTTGCAGACGTTATCATAGGCCGCGTACTTTCGGCTGCAGCGGCAAGGGAAGCATCAAGAAAGGCTAAAGAACTGGTAAGGAGAAAATCGGCTCTGGAAGGCGGTGGACTTCCAGGAAAGCTTGCTGACTGCTCTTCCAACGATCCGAATAATACAGAACTTTACATAGTCGAGGGTGACTCTGCGGGAGGATCCGCAAAGCAGGCGAGAAATCGGCAGTATCAGGCTGTTCTTCCACTTCGTGGAAAGATACTGAATGTGGAAAAGGCCTCTGATATGAAGGTCGTTGAAAATGAGATAATACACGATCTTGTCGTCGCTATAGGCACTGGAGTGAAAGAGGATCTGAATCCAAAAAAGCTGAGATACGGCAAGATAATAATAATGACGGATGCAGATGTTGATGGCGCTCATATAAGGACACTACTACTCACATTCTTTTTCAGGTATGCAAGATCGCTCATCGAGAACGGCAATGTCTTCTTTGCCGAGCCACCACTTTATAGAATACAGAAGGGACAGAATGTAAAATACGTTTATTCAGATGATGAGAAGGAACAGGTGAGTAAAGAATTCGGGCCAAATGCAATAATACAGCGGTTCAAAGGACTGGGTGAGATGAATCCGGAGCAGCTATGGGAAACGACGATGAACCCGAAGACCAGGAAACTTGTCCAGGTGACCATAGAGGATGCAGAGGAAGCTGAGCGGATATTCACTATTCTGATGGGTGAAAAAGTAGAACCAAGAAGGAAGTTCATAGAAGAGAATGCAGTTTATGCGGAGAACATAGACCTCTGA